A genomic segment from Glycine max cultivar Williams 82 chromosome 1, Glycine_max_v4.0, whole genome shotgun sequence encodes:
- the LOC100805504 gene encoding uncharacterized protein, protein MYVLSGWEGSAHDSKVLSDALARKNGLKVPQGKYYLVDCGFPNRRKFLAPYRGVRYHLQDFAGHGNDPENEKELFNLRHASLRNVIERIFGIFKSRFTIFKSAPPFLFKTQAELVLACAALHNFLRKECRSDEFPVEPTDESSSSSSVLPNYEDNDHEPIVQTQEQEREDANIWRTNIGSDMWRNANN, encoded by the coding sequence ATGTACGTTCTTAGCGGGTGGGAGGGTTCAGCACATGATTCCAAGGTGTTAAGTGATGCTTTGGCAAGGAAGAATGGACTTAAAGTGCCCCAAGGTAAGTATTATCTGGTGGATTGTGGATTTCCTAATCGACGCAAATTTTTAGCCCCATATCGAGGTGTACGATATCATCTACAAGATTTTGCAGGTCACGGTAATGACcctgaaaatgaaaaggaattatTTAATCTTCGGCATGCATCCTTAAGGAATGTGATTGAGAGGATATTTGGTATTTTTAAATCGCGGTTCACAATTTTTAAGTCAGCACCTCCATTTCTATTTAAAACACAAGCAGAGCTTGTGTTGGCATGTGCAGCACTTCATAATTTTCTTCGCAAAGAATGTCGTTCTGATGAATTTCCAGTGGAACCTACTGACgagtcttcatcttcatcttcagtgTTACCAAATTACGAAGACAATGATCATGAACCCATTGTTCAAACACAAGAGCAGGAACGAGAAGATGCTAATATATGGAGGACTAATATAGGTTCAGATATGTGGAGAAATGCTAATAATTAG
- the LOC102666379 gene encoding uncharacterized protein At2g29880: MGDSQENNKGKSRDKDNYVSWTMEDTNELLHLLVDAMNRGLRDANGSLSKQNVERIILPQLNAKTKFPKTYSHYLSRMKWFRNQYNMMSTLMRNNSGFGWDPIGKTFTAHEDVWKDYLKSHPSHSKLRGKSMVDYEYLKIVVGGGVSSGNNSISVDPDDTDAKTFEPENRTVGIEEFSYDPNSDTFITPNN, encoded by the exons ATGGGGGAttcacaagaaaataacaaaggaaAGAGTAGAGACAAAGATAATTATGTATCTTGGACTATGGAGGATACCAATGAGTTGTTGCACCTCTTGGTGGATGCTATGAATAGGGGATTGCGTGATGCCAATGGGTCACTTAGCAAACAAAATGTAGAACGAATAATACTTCCTCAACTCAATGCAAAAACTAAATTCCCTAAAACTTATAGTCATTATTTGAGTCGGATGAAGTGGTTTCGAAACCAGTATAACATGATGTCAACCCTTATGCGCAACAACTCTGGCTTTGGATGGGACCCAATTGGAAAAACTTTCACTGCTCATGAGGATGTATGGAAAGATTACTTAAAG tcccaCCCAAGTCACAGCAAACTTCGAGGAAAAAGTATGGTTGATTATGAGTATTTGAAGATCGTTGTTGGGGGTGGAGTTTCTAGCGGGAATAATTCTATATCAGTCGATCCAGATGATACTGATGCAAAAACTTTTGAGCCAGAAAATAGAACTGTTGGGATAGAAGAATTTTCATATGATCCTAATAGTGATACATTCATAACACCAAATAACTAA